From the Lactuca sativa cultivar Salinas chromosome 9, Lsat_Salinas_v11, whole genome shotgun sequence genome, the window taaataattattcaTCTACTACTATGAGACTATCACTATTCTTGGTTTAAAAAAACTCTTTATATACACCATGAAATAGCGTTTGATCAGCTAACGAACCCAAACCAATCATGATGACAGCCGCCATACTAACTACGATGGTGGAGGTGGCGATTCTGATATGCTTACTCCAACTCGCCACAGCCACTGCCACAGCCACAGCCACCACCGCCGCAGCATCATCGTTGTCCTACCCATCTCATCAAATCCTTGCCGTCCAAGAAATCATAGATACCACAAAATCAGCTGCCCAAGTACCCCAAACACAACTACTTGACCATGAAACAATAGAGTCCGGAGAGTCTCACGGCGGGAAGAGATGGAAGCTGAACCTTGTCCACCGTGACAAGCTGTCGGAGAATGATGATGGTCACCGGCGGCGGACAGAAGCTCGGTTGAAGAGGGACGTGAAAAGGGTGGCAATTTTGAATAGTCGAATTGGTGGTAACCACACCAAAGGTGGTGTTGAAGGAGGGCGGTTCGAGGTGGAAGATTTTGGGTCGGAGGTGATTTCCGGCATGCGACAAGGGAGCGGTGAGTATTTTGTGAGAATAGGTGTTGGAAGTCCACCGCGAAGTCAATACATGGTGGTTGACTCTGGTAGCGATGTTGTGTGGGTCCAATGCTTGCCATGCAAGCAATGCTACCAACAATCAGACCCGCTTTTTGACCCGGCCAGCTCAGCTTCTTTTGTGGCTGTCTCTTGCGCATCCCCTGTATGTCAACATGCAGAAACCGCCGTTGGTTGCCATGGTCACGGTGGTGGTCGGTGGTGTAAATATGAGGTTTCTTATGGCGATGGATCTTACACAAAGGGAACTTTAGCCCTTGAAACACTAAGCTTTGGAAATACTTTCATCCGTAATGTTGCCATTGGATGCGGTCATAGAAACCAAGGGTTATTTGTTGGTGCAGCCGGACTACTTGGAATCGGTGGTGGCTCTATGTCACTAGTGAGTCAACTCGGTGGCGAAGCCGGTGGTGCATTTAGTTACTGTCTTGTTAGCCGAGGGGCTGGTTCCCTCGGTTCGCTAGAATTCGGGAGAGAATCTCTCCCGACAGACAGTGCTGTTTGGGTCCCACTGCTACGTAACCCGAGATTCCCTAGTTTTTATTATGTGGGACTCTCAGGTCTCGGAGTGGGAGGGGTTCAAGTTACAATACCTGAACCCATTTTCAAACTGAGCGACATGGGCCACGGAGGAGTTGTGATGGACACTGGAACAGCTGTCACACGACTTCCGACTGTGGCCTATGCAGCTTTCCGTGACACTTTTATAGTTCAAACTACAAACCTACCTCGTGCACCACCGGTTTCCATATTTGACACATGCTATGACCTAAATGGGTTTGTAACTGTTCGAGTCCCGACTGTGTCATTCTACTTTTCCGGAGGACCGGTTTTGACACTTCCGGCGAGTAACTTTCTAATTCCGGTGGACGATATGGGAACATTTTGTTTCGCCTTTGCTCCAACATCATCGGGTCTTTCTATTATTGGAAATATTCAACAAGAAGGTATACAAATTTCTTTCGATTCTACAAATGGACTCATGGGATTTGGCCCCAATGTTTGCTAATCACTTAAAAACAATATTCTCCATCAGACGCGCATGTTATATATTTTGCTACAACCATGTAAACAAATTAGTACCTAGTTCATATATATCGTGATAGTTTTGTTTTCCTACTATGAATCATTATCATCTTTGGTGATTTCAATGATTAGTGTAAGAGTGTATGTAATGTATAAAAGCCCAGTTTTCGTGTATGATGGATTATGTAACGTAATCTGTTTGTGTCTATATTTCTTAGATGTAATTCTATATAAGTCTTTATATACTGTATTCTACGAGTATTATAATCAAAAGAACCCGAAAACAATAGTTGTGATTTTCTAAATTTATTCAAGAAGATTCATCCTgcaacttcctcaactatcccgGTTTCTGAGCAATACAGGCGGATATCAACAGTATTGTAAATAATGTCGCAAAGCCTAAATTCTTGTagtggtttatttatttattataaagttGGCAATTCGTGTAATGGTATGTTCATGATGGTAGTTAGTTTATTTATAAtcacataaaaataatataattttatcaaatataaatatataaatccgTATCCATTAAATTAGACTAATACAGAAATGGAACTATGGTTTGACGAAATTTACAGTTTTAGTCCATTTTGTAAATTTATTGCGTTATGGTCACATCTTCTTCCCATTTTCGTCCCTTGCACCGAAAgcctataaatataaataacaaCTATCATGAAATCATTTTCCATCAAAACGTAAAATATTTTAACAACCATAAAATATAGACGCCCAGCGTAGGGGTTGTATCCCTCCCACAACTCTATACCACATCATTTACTTCCACCAATCGATCTCAATTGATCCTTGCAACCTAAATGAGACATACAAACATCAACATGTAGTGTAGctatatataaaaatcaaaaaatatgaaTACTAGATCAATTCCCTTGAAGAACCACATCTTAGATTTTTTACAAAATTGAAATCTCACTTTAGCCCTATACAACAAATCTAACCGCCTATCAATATCTCTCATACTCTACAACATATGAACAATCTCATAAATAActgatgaatatatatatatatatatatatatatatatatatatatatatatatatatatatatatatatatatatatatatatatatatatatatatatatatatattagagtatTTCTACAAGAGGCTACTAACAAGATGAACAAGAAAGAGAAATAAAGGTTATCTTAAGATAACAACTAAACAATTAAATCATGGCCGACTCTCTCTTCAGCTTAGGTACTTACTGAATTTACATTTTAAACCCTTGCACTTTCATTTGTTACTCCAGTAATCTTCATCTTTAACTTCAAGTGAGCCCCAAGCGCAATGATTGTCCATCTATCATTAGCAATCCACTGTATTTGCAAATTACAACTCCAACATCTAATCTTTTCATTTTATCTAATTTATACCCTACATTTACAAACAAACCAAGTTAGAACTTCTAATTTCCACATTCTCAAGTTTGTGATTGATCGAGATTCATTTCTACAtctcaacatatatataattaacaatGCCTAAATTGTCTTTTAACTTGTCATCGTCATTTATATAGACAACGGTCCAACCATCGCATATTTGTAGGTTAACCTAATTTAATTATCCAATATATGTAATCTTCTGACTACCAAAtaatttgtaacaacccgaaacatcaagagtagagttgaagggctaaaagagtaaattgggaaagaacgactcggcgagtccatgtgcggactcggcgagtaaagtcgcgacttggtcgcctgttaagtggccgactcggcgagtcagtgtaatggactcggcgagtagacactgagtggagaaaaccctaattctcggggttgagccctatataaagaacataacatccattcccccagcctccttactcatcctcaagtccagaaaccctaaccctcgtgtgtgagtggatcaagtgcatttggaagcttggagaagcaattgttgaggaaatcttgaagggtaagaggcttggagcaaggggctttgcttggattcgagtttcattgcagttggggcattcctttgaggtaatatctcgtttttgagctgctatttcttagatgcatcattttgggggtgttagagatcatatccttggatgtattggagtttagaggttagatctgaggttgctacctcagatctggaatggagaagggttggaatgcatgaaagtccctgtttgtgagtggttgatggagctattttgtcccaaacccaaaccctagagtgaaaatgcatagatctctttggattc encodes:
- the LOC111919558 gene encoding protein ASPARTIC PROTEASE IN GUARD CELL 2; translated protein: MMTAAILTTMVEVAILICLLQLATATATATATTAAASSLSYPSHQILAVQEIIDTTKSAAQVPQTQLLDHETIESGESHGGKRWKLNLVHRDKLSENDDGHRRRTEARLKRDVKRVAILNSRIGGNHTKGGVEGGRFEVEDFGSEVISGMRQGSGEYFVRIGVGSPPRSQYMVVDSGSDVVWVQCLPCKQCYQQSDPLFDPASSASFVAVSCASPVCQHAETAVGCHGHGGGRWCKYEVSYGDGSYTKGTLALETLSFGNTFIRNVAIGCGHRNQGLFVGAAGLLGIGGGSMSLVSQLGGEAGGAFSYCLVSRGAGSLGSLEFGRESLPTDSAVWVPLLRNPRFPSFYYVGLSGLGVGGVQVTIPEPIFKLSDMGHGGVVMDTGTAVTRLPTVAYAAFRDTFIVQTTNLPRAPPVSIFDTCYDLNGFVTVRVPTVSFYFSGGPVLTLPASNFLIPVDDMGTFCFAFAPTSSGLSIIGNIQQEGIQISFDSTNGLMGFGPNVC